Proteins encoded within one genomic window of Hermetia illucens chromosome 2, iHerIll2.2.curated.20191125, whole genome shotgun sequence:
- the LOC119649517 gene encoding tyrosine--tRNA ligase, cytoplasmic: MKPQLSLEEKKTLISRNLQEVLGDEKLTAILKERDLKIYWGTATTGKPHVAYFVPMSKIADFLKAGCEVTILFADLHAYLDNMKAPWPLLQLRTKYYEAAIKAMLTSIGVPLEKLKFVQGTDYQLSKEYTLDVYKLTSVVTQHDARKAGAEVVKQVEFPLLSSLLYPGLQALDEEYLKVDAQFGGVDQRKIFTFAEKYLPQLGYEKRIHLMNPMVPGLTGGKMSSSEEDSKIDLLDSPSNVKKKLKKAFCEPGNIADNGLLSFVKHVLFSLFKEGEGFTIERKEENGGNITFMKYEDLEKSFAEQLLHPGDLKGAVENYINKLLEPIRAAFDTPELKKLSLEAYPPPGKQNKKANEPAAEDGPHRLDIRVGKVLSAEKHPDADTLYVLQVDVAEETPRTVVSGLALFVSLEEMQGRLVALLCNLKPSKLKGVESKGMVLCTSNADHTEVEPILIPSSAVPGERLSFEGYSGTPDEQLNPKKKVWDKLQSDLKTNTQGQVVWKDSFLLTPREEKITSRLSDCPVK, from the exons ATGAAGCCGCAGCTCAGTCTTGAAGAGAAAAAGACTCTCATCAGCCGGAACCTACAGGAGGTACTGGGGGATGAGAAGCTAACCGCGATCCTCAAGGAGCGTGACCTTAAGATCTATTGGGGAACAGCGACTACGGGAAAGCCCCATGTAGCCTACTTCGTGCCTATGTCGAAAATTGCTGACTTCCTCAAGGCGGGATGTGAG GTGACAATCCTGTTCGCCGACTTGCATGCCTACTTAGATAACATGAAGGCACCTTGGCCCCTGCTGCAGCTAAGGACGAAGTACTATGAAGCTGCAATCAAGGCAATGTTGACTTCGATTGGAGTGCCCTTGGAAAAATTAAA GTTTGTCCAGGGCACTGACTACCAGTTATCGAAAGAGTACACTCTGGATGTGTACAAACTAACATCTGTTGTTACCCAGCACGACGCTAGGAAAGCCGGGGCTGAAGTGGTGAAGCAAGTCGAGTTCCCGCTTCTATCGAGTCTGCTTTACCCCGGACTTCAAGCCCTGGACGAGGAATACCTAAAGGTTGACGCGCAGTTTGGAGGAGTCGATCAACGGAAAATCTTTACATTTgcagaaaaatatcttccacagTTGGGATACGAGAAACGAATTCATCTGATGAATCCAATGG ttcctGGATTGACAGGAGGCAAGATGTCTTCGTCAGAAGAAGACTCAAAAATAGATCTTCTTGATTCCCCATCAAATGTGAAGAAAAAACTCAAGAAGGCATTCTGCGAGCCAGGAAACATTGCTGACAATGGACTCCTCTCTTTCGTTAAGCATgtattattttcacttttcaagGAAGGGGAAG GATTCACTATAGAGCGCAAAGAAGAGAACGGTGGAAACATCACATTCATGAAATACGAAGATTTAGAGAAAAGCTTTGCCGAGCAATTATTACATCCAGGTGATCTGAAAGGTGCTGTGGAAAACTATATCAACAAATTATTAGAACCTATTCGTGCTGCGTTCGATACGCCCGAGTTAAA GAAATTAAGTCTTGAAGCCTATCCACCTCcaggaaaacaaaacaaaaaagcaaATGAACCAGCAGCCGAGGATGGACCACACAGGTTAGACATTCGAGTAGGAAAAGTTCTTTCTGCGGAAAAACATCCCGACGCTGATACGTTGTACGTTTTGCAAGTAGATGTTGCTGAAGAAACGCCACGAACT gTTGTTAGTGGTTTAGCATTGTTCGTTAGCCTTGAAGAGATGCAAGGACGTCTAGTAGCTCTCCTTTGTAATCTGAAGCCGTCTAAATTGAAAGGTGTTGAGTCGAAAGGAATGGTGCTTTGCACATCGAA TGCGGATCACACCGAAGTGGAACCTATCTTAATACCTTCTAGCGCAGTTCCAGGGGAAAGGCTTTCGTTCGAAGGGTACAGTGGAACACCAGATGAGCAACTGAATCCTAAGAAAAAG GTATGGGATAAGCTACAAAGTGATTTGAAAACAAATACTCAAGGACAAGTGGTTTGGAAGGATAGTTTCTTACTTACCCCTCGTGAAGAGAAAATCACAAGTAGATTATCGGATTGTCCTGTGAAGTAA